From Pedobacter sp. MC2016-14:
TTTAAAAGAAATAGAAGACGGTAATTTCCGTATGGACTTATACCATAGGCTAAATGTAATTAATATTCATGTTCCCCATTTAACAGAACGCATTGAAGATATTCCTGTAATTGCTGAAAACTTTTTAGATGAAATCTGTAAAGATTATGGCATACCAGTTAAAAAAATCAGTGATGCTGGTATGGTTGCTTTGCAATCCTTACCATGGACCGGTAACGTGAGAGAGCTGCATAACATGATTGAACGTTTGATTATTTTAAGTGATAAAACAATTACAGAACATGATGTGATAGCCTTTGCAAATCCAGGCGGAGGCACAAATATTGGTGCGGCAAATCACCAGCAAGTTACAGCCAATACTTCATCTTCAGCTGTTAATTACGACAAGTTCAGTAATTTTCAGGACTATAAAGATCATGCAGAAAAAGAGTTCATCAAATTTAAACTCGAAAAAAACAATTGGAATGTTTCTAAGACTGCTGATGATATTGACATCCAACGCAGCCATTTGTACAGCAAAATCGAGAAATTTGGCTTGAAGAGAGTCGCGGAATCATAAATAGTTTACACTTTGTAACCGTCATCTCGACAGAGCGCAGCGACGAGAGATCTGTTTTTACATGTTAAATGGATCTCTCCTATCGTCGAGATGACGATATTATTTCTCAATACGACGAACCTTTTTTATTCCATTTCAATAAAGCCCTGTGTCCGCCACTTTCAGCCAATGGTTTGGTGTAAATAGAGTACTTGTTCTTGCTCCTGTTAATCAGGTAAGCAATAGCTGAGGTGATCATTAACGGTACCATTAACACATATCCACCTGTAATCTCCGCAATTAAAAAAATACCGGTTAAAGGCGCATGCATAATGGCACTTAAAGATGCTGCCATTCCCGCCACTATAAAATTAGCCACGTTCACCTGCGCAAAGCCTAAGGTATTAATGGTGTAAGCCAAAACAAAACCTATCAATCCGCCCATAATTAAACTTGGGGCAAAGATACCGCCGTTTCCACCGGCACTAAGTGTAACAAGCGTAGCGGCAGACTTTGCAAAAACAGTCACAATGGTAAATAATATAATTACCCAGGGCAAAGTACTGTAACCAGAGAATATACTATTACTTACCACAGAACTATAACTCCCACTCAGTAAATTTTTAATGGTAATGTAACCCTCGCCATACAAAGTAGGAAATAAAAATACCATCCCGCCAAGCAAAGTACCACCTACCAATACTTTATAATAAGGATGCTTAATTTTATAAAAAGTCTTTTTTATAAAATAATAAGCTTTATTAAAATAGATAGAAAACAGCCCTATCAAAATTGCGAGTAAGACGTACCATATCAATGCGTTAAACTTCCATCCCTCGGTTACCAGAAAAAATAATTGTTCATTATAAAAAAGTCTTGCTATAACAGCTGCTGTTGCCGAAGCCAGCAATAATGGGATAAAAGAAGGAATCGTAAATTCCGGTAATAAAATCTCAATCGCAAAAACAATTCCGGCTATCGGACTATTAAATGCCCCTGCAATCCCTGCCGCAGCGCCACAGGCCAGCAACATCGTAGTTTCTCTATAAGACAGCCCCAAAAAACGGCCAACTACAGATCCTATACCTGCACCACTGGTCACAATGGGTGCTTCCAAACCCGTAGACCCACCAAAACCCACAGTCAATGCGGCAGTAATGATCTGCGAATAGATATTATGAGATTCTACCTTGCTAGACTTTTTGGATATCGTAAAAAGTAAAGGCGTAAGTCCTGTTTCAAACGTACCCTTTCTGATAAAACGTCTAACATACAATACTGAAAGCAAAATACCGATGAGCGGGAAAACAAGGAACAGGTAATATTTGTACTGCCAATGAAAACCACTTTGTAAAAAATCCTCAATGTGATGTGTAAGGGCTTTTAATAAAGATGCTGCCAATCCGGCCAATACCCCTACCACAAGTGCAGCAACAATCAAAAAGTTCCTGTTAGATATTTTAGTCCTCCTGTACTTATTGATTGCGTCTACATAATTAGCCAATTTTACATACATGTCCTTGATTTTCTAACTATCAAATTTATCCAGCAGCTTTATCAGCGTTGCAAAATCTTTAGGATAAGGTGCCTCTATTTCAATATCATTACCATCCATCCCCTTAAACACTAAATGCTTTGCATGTAATGCAAAACGTTTCATGATGGGGAGCTCCTCCTCATCTTTAGATAAGCGGTATCCCTTTTTAATGCTAGATAAAAACACTGGCTTTCCCCTGTACATGTCGTCACCAACAATAGCGGCACGCTGAGTAGCAAGGTGAATTCGGATCTGGTGCATTCTACCCGTAATGGGTTTGCACTCCACCAGTGTATAATGTCTGTAAAATTTGATGGAATTAAAGATGGTTTCTGCACGTTTACCTTCTTTACGATCTATGGTTACACTTTTATTACCATCATTTAAAATAGGCAAATCAATAAATAACTCTTCAAAAGTAAACTGACCATCAACAACAGCATGATAGGTTTTCTTAACCTTCCGTTTTTCGAACTGCATAGATACAGAACGGTAAGCTTCAGGGTTCTTGGCAATAATAATTGCGCCAGAAGTTTCTTTATCTAATCGGTGACAAACTTGTGCATCTGCACTGTACTGTTTAGCAAGACGAAGGATATTTACTTCTCCGGAGCCGCCACGTTCATCCAGAGAGGCTACAAATGGCGGCTTATTAACAACAATATGATCATGATCTTCAAACAAGATCAAATCTTTAAAGGAAGGATATTTCAAGGATATAAATTTAAAACTCTACAAAAGTACAATTTCATATCTTAATCCATGAACTACCGGGACAAATGATTAAGAAAGTTCAAATTTATAGCCTACGCCTTTTACAGTAGCTACGTAACTTTCACCTAATTTTTCCCTTAATTTACGAATGTGCACGTCTATAGTCCGGTTGGTTACCACTACAGAGTCTTCCCAAATGTTCTTCAGAATAGATTCCCTTGTGTAAACCTTGCCTGGTTTAGAGGCCAGCAAGTAAAGCAATTCAAATTCCTTTTTAGCCAAAACAACCTTCTTTCCATCCTGGTATACCAAATAAGCTTCCCTGTCAATTACCAGGTCACCAATTTCCACTTTATTTTCAGAAATCTCATCGTTGCTTACATTCCTTCTCAAAATTGCATTGATACGGCTCACCAGTGCACGTGGTTTAATAGGCTTAGCAATATAATCGTCGGCACCAACATTAAATCCGGCAATCTCAGAATATTCTTCACTGCGGGCAGTTAAAAAAACCATAAAAGTATTTTTAAATTCAGGTATAGCACGCATTAACCTGCAAGCCTCAATGCCATCCATTTTAGGCATCATAATATCCAGGATAATTAAATCCGGATGAACTTTTTTAGCCAGCGCAATCCCCTCTTGTCCGTTATTTGCCACAAAAACCTGATAACCTTCTTTCTTAAGGTTGTATTCAACTAATTCTAAAATATCCGGTTCATCGTCAACAATTAATATTTTCTGTTTTACACCACTCATAGCATTTAAATATTTGTTACGAAAATAGACATAAAGATGAACGTTCAGGTTAAAGCAAGGTTAACAAATTGTTAACAGCACTTATTTTTTAACATGAACTTACAATTTTGGTAAACTCTTGTTTAAAAAGGACTGTAAGTCTGCTGCTCTTAAATTTTTTGCAATGATTTTTCCTGATGGATCAATCAGGAAAGAAGCAGGAATAGCTTCAACCTGAAACAACTTAACAGAAGGGCCATCAAAGTCCTGAAGTTCACCTGCATGCGTCCAGGTTAAACCGTCAGTCTGTATGGCCTGTTTCCATTGTTTGGGATCTTTATCAAGAGAAACACTAAGAATGGTAAAGTTTCTGTCTTTATAATTTTTGTAAGCCTGAACTACATTTGGATTTTCTTCCCGGCAAGGCCCACACCAGGATGCCCAGAAATCAAGCAATACATATTTACCCTTAAAGTCTGAAAGTTTGATATTTTTTCCTTCTATCGTATTTATGGTAAAATCTGGCGCAATCGCACCTGTTTGAACGCTTTTTAACTTAGCCATGCGCGTTAAGAACTCCACCACTGCAGCATTTTTCCCAAATGTACTGCCAATCTTATCCGAATAGGCAATCATCTCCTTTTCATAAACAGAAGGATTGAGTAAATTAATGGCATAAAAACCCGTCAGCGTAGTTGGGTTATCCTGTGCAAATTTCAATATTGCAGCATCTAGTTGCTCTGCTTCTTTTGTATAACCAGGCATCAAACGTTCAATAATCTGCTGTCTTTTGGCTGGCTCCTTTGCTACCTGATCATCAAACAACTGTTTAATTTCGGCAAGTTTCTGGATGTGCTTATTTTTCGTCGTATTCAAATCCTGAAGTTTATCAGCCTCCTCCGCACCAGAAAGACTATAATGCATATCTTTATCGTCTAAATCAGCATTAAGTTGAATACGGTCGCCATTCTTAGCAATAATCATATATTCATTTGAACCGACGGTAACTTTAAAAAAGTCTACCCCTTCAGTTTCGTGTTTGAATTTAAATTCACCTTTATCAGATAAAACTGTAGAATCCAGAGGTATTGGATTTGCCTTATCCATGGCAAAAAGATATACTTTAGCCTGCGGGGCAGAATGCTCAAAAGCACCTTCTAGTATAAATTTATCCTCGTTGGCACATCCTCCAAATAGCAATGCAGCCATCAAAACAGCTCCAAATCTCTTCATCATCATTTATTTAAGTTTTTCCTCCAGCAACGCACTTACCTTTTGAGGGTCAGCTTTGCCTTTTGCAAGCTTAATCACTTCACCAACAAACAAGCCTAGTACCCCTTTTTTACCTTTTTTATAAGCTTGCACCTGAGCCGCATACTTTTCCAATACCTGGTCGGCAAAAACACTAAGTTCGTCTACGTTATCCTCAATAAGTAAATTCATTTCCTCAGCAAGGGCAAATACATTTCCTCCATCACCTTTCATCAGCGCAGGCAAAAGCTGCTGTAACGCCACTTGCTGGGTAATTTTCTTATCGTCAACGAGGTTAACAACCGCGGCAAACTGCGTCGCAGTTAGGTTAATGTCTTTTATCAATATCCCTTTTTCATTTAACATCGCCCTTACAGGACCAACCAACCAGTTTACAAGGCTCTTTGGCGTTTTTACGTCCAGAAGTGTAGCATTAAAAAAGGACAACAAATCAGTATCTTCAGCAAGAATTACCGCATCAGAAAGCGACACACCTAAATCTTTCATTAGCTGTTCCGTAATCGCTCTTGGTAAGGCTGGCATTCCAGCTTTAAGTTCCAACAGCCATTCGTCTGATATGGATACAGGAGGGAGATCAGGATCAGGAAAATAACGGTAGTCATTTGCCATTTCCTTAGTTCGCATAGGCGAAGTAGTACCCTGTTCAGCATCAAAATTTAAAGTACTCTGTACAATCGCCCCTCCGCTCAACACCAGCTCTTTCTGTCTGATGTATTCAAAATCCATAGCACGGCGAACATTACGGATAGAATTCAGGTTTTTCACCTCACACCGTGTGCCAAATTCAGTGCTGCCTGCTTCACGGATGGAAATATTCGCATCGCAGCGCAAGCTCCCCTCTTCCATATTGCCATCACTAACATTTAAATGCCGAACCAGCTTTCTCATTTCAGTTAGCAATACCGAAGCTTCTTCAGCACTCCTGATATCCGGTTCAGTAACAATTTCTATCAAAGGTACACCCGCCCGGTTTAAGTCTACAAAAGAATACTGCTCATCCTGATCGTGCATACTCTTTCCCGCGTCCTCTTCCAGGTGTATTCTGTTGATACCGATCCTGCGTTCCGTACCATCGCTAAGCGTCAAATCGATATAACCATTCTTACAAATAGGCTCATTGTCCTGAGTAATCTGATAACCCTTTGGCAAATCCGCATAAAAGTAATTTTTACGGTCAAAGTAGTTCAGCTGATTAATGGTGCAATTTAGGGCTAGTCCCATTCTAACTGCCTTTTCAACCACTGCTTTGTTTAGTTTTGGAAGCGCACCCGGCAAACCCAAAGACACAGCAGAGATGTGTTCGTTTCCACTGGCACCAAAAGAAGCGCTGTCAGAAGAAAATATTTTTGATTTCGTATTTAACTGTACATGAATCTCTAAGCCAGAAACCAATTCAAATTCCGGAACGTCAAGGTTTGTATTTGTACTCATTTATCAGCAATGGATTAAACTTATTATATAGACTACAGTCCTACAAATATAAACCAAATATGTTGACCGCCATGATTAAAACACAATTATCACTTTGGCACAGCATTTGGATTATAACACACACACAAATGATTAAAACTATGAAACGATTAATTCTATTTGCGTTGCTTGGGATCGGATCCCTGGCCGCGATGCCAGCAAAAGCACAGGTAAGTTTAAACGTACACATTGGTCCAAGACCACAACCAGTAGTGTACTACAGCAATCCAAGACCTGTTGTTGTACGGTCTGTTAGGTACTATGAACCCAGACGAGTACAATACGTAAGGGCTAACAATTACCGCAGGCCAAATGTAGTTGTAGTGAAACACAAACATTATAAACACCATAATAATCACCATAGAGGTAATAATGGTCATGGCATAGGTGGCCGCCACTAAATAAAAAGGGGGGAATTCGTTAAGATTCCCCCCTTTTCTGTTACTTAATAAACGTGTGGGCCTTTTCCAGCACAGCCGTCAGGCCACTGGCATTTTTACCTCCGGCAGTGGCATAAAAGGGTTGTCCCCCGCCCCCGCCCTGTATGTCTTTAGCAAGCTCCCGCACAATTGCAGAAGCATTCATGCCCTTATCCTTTACCAGATTCTCAGAAAGCATCACCGTAATACCAGGCTTATCATCAATTAAAGTTGTCAAAACAAGATACAAGTCATCAACAATATCCTTTACACCAAAAGCTAAGTTTTTCACCGCCTCCGCATTAGGAAGCTCAACATGTACCGCAATCATATTTACACCGTTAATGGTTTTAAGATGATGCACAATCTCATGTTTTAAGCCTGCAGCGTGTTCTCCGGCGGCTTTATCTGCGTCTTTTTTAAGTTTCGCATTTTCCTCCAGTAGTCCAGATACCGCGGCTGTAAGGTCTTTATTGCCTTTTAATAAGGCACGCAATTCGTTTAGTTCCTTATTTTGGTGCAATACAAAAGCTTCCGCTTTATCTGCAGTAATCGCTTCTATACGTCTTACGCCCGCGGCAACGGCGCTTTCCGAAATTATTTTAAAATAACCAATCTGTCCGGTTGCCTTTACATGCGTGCCACCACAAAGCTCCTTAGAATAGTGGTCATCAAAAGTAATGATCCGCACCAACTCACCATATTTCTCTCCAAAAAGCGCGGTAACACCACTGGATATAGCCTCATCATATGGTACATAACGCTGTTCTTTTAAAGGAATATTTTCCCGCACCTTCTGATTCACCAGATGCTCAATTTTTGCCAGTTCTTCCTCAGTAATCTTCGCAAAATGAGAAAAGTCAAAACGCAGGTAGTCCGCATTTACCAGAGAACCTTTTTGGTTCACATGTGTACCCAACACCTTTTTTAACGCTGCATGAAGCAGATGCGTAGCCGTATGGTTGTCTTGAGATAACAAACGCTTACCCTCGTCTATTACTGCCCAGAAAAATCCTTCAACATCTTCAGGTAAAGTGTCTGTATAATGAACAATCACACCATTTTCCTTTTTTGTATCGGTCACTTCAACAGAAAACAGGCGGCTATGGTCTTCTAATCTGCCGGTATCACCTACCTGTCCGCCACTTTCAGCATAAAAAGGAGTCTTGCTCAATACCATCTGGTAGTGTTCTTTACCTTTAGAATTTACCTTACGGTACTTTATGATTTTTGTTTCCGCCTCAAAATCGTCATAACCTACAAACTCAACTTCAAGCTCCGGATGAACAGCAACCCAGTCGCCTGTATCAATTGCGGTAGCAGCCCTTGAACGCTCTTTTTGTTTCAAAAGTGCTTTTTGATACTCTTCCATATCTACCGTCCAGCGCTGCTCTCTTGCCATCAGTTCAGTCAGGTCAATTGGGAAACCATAGGTATCCTGCAATTCAAATGCAAATTCACCAGATATGACCATTTGGTCTTTCAAAATACTGTAAACCCAGGCATCCTCAAAAGATTTCTCCAGTTCAATAGCATTCTCAGACATCAGCAATTCCCCTTGTTTCCGGGTATAATTTTCAAAGCGCTGAATCCCTGTCGCCAGTGTTCTTAAAAAGGAAATCTCCTCTTCCAGAACTACCTTCTGTACAAATTCCTGCTGCAATACCAATTCCTCAAAAACACCACTAAACTGATTGGCCAAAACTGGCACCAATTGGTTTAAAAAGGGCTCCTTCAAGTTTAAAAATGTGTAAGCATAACGTACTGCACGGCGTAAAATCCGGCGGATAACATATCCTGCCTTCGTATTAGAGGGAAGTTGTCCATCCGCAATTACAAAAGAAATTGCCCGGATATGGTCAGCCATCACACGCATGGCGATGTCAGTTTTTTCATCAGCACCATATACTACATCAGCATGGGCGGCGATGAACTGAATCAGGGGTTGAAATACGTCTGTATCATAGTTAGATGACTTCTGCTGCAATACGCGCACCAATCGCTCAAAACCCATTCCGGTATCAACATGTTGAGCTGGTAAAGGCTGTAAAGAACCATCTTTCAGTCGGTTAAACTGCATAAATACATTGTTCCAGATCTCTATAACCTGAGGATGGTCTGCATTCACCAAATCTTTTCCACTAACTGCTGCACGCTCCTCAGCAGTACGACAATCTACATGAATTTCAGAGCAGGGACCACATGGGCCAGTATCTCCCATCTCCCAGAAATTGTCTTTTTTATTACCTAAAATGATGCGGTCTTCCGGCACAAATTGCTTCCAGATCTCAAAAGCTTCCGTATCTCTCGGCAAGCCCTCTCTTTCATCACCCTCAAAAATGGAAACATACAATTGATCTTTAGGAATTTTATAAACTTCAGTCAGTAGTTCCCAACTCCAGCTCAATGCTTCTTTCTTAAAATAATCACCAAAACTCCAGTTGCCCAACATTTCAAACATGGTATGGTGATAGGTATCAATACCTACCTCCTCCAGATCATTGTGCTTTCCAGACACACGCAAACAACGTTGCGTATCTGTTACACGGGGATATTTTATGGCTGCCTCACCTAAAAACAAATCTTTAAACTGATTCATACCTGCATTGGTAAACATCAGGGTAGGATCATTTTTTACCACTATGGGTGCCGATGGAACGATATGATGTTGTTTAGATTCAAAAAATTTTAAGTAAGCCTGCCTGATTTCTTTTGCTGTCATGTTATAGATATTGTGCAACAAAATTAAAATTTTATTGCGGTATTCTACTAAAATCCCTTTACATTTGACTACTTTAAATAAAAGCCGTAATCAACTCATAATCAACATAAAAATATGCCTTACAAAGAACGGGAAATCAATAAAATGTATTACACCATGGGTGAAGTCACCGAAATGTTTGGTGTAAATGCTTCTCAGATCCGCTTTTATGAAAAGGAATTTGAAGTGCTGCAGCCTAAGAAAAATAAAAAAGGAAACAGACTGTTCAGTCCGGAAGACATAGAAAACCTGAAGATTATATTTCACCTGGTAGACGATAAAGGTTTTACCCTTAAAGGAGCCAAAGAACATCTAAAAAATAACAGTAGTGAAGTAAAGGAAAATCAAAAAATCATCGATTCCCTTGAAAAACTGAAAAGCTTTTTGCTGAAGCTTAACGATGAAATTTAATTATTTTAACATTTTCTTCTCTTTCTCAAAATAAAAAAACTTATTCCGGGTTACTATGCCCGGAACAAAAACTCCATTCTTAAAAAGAACCGCAACGGCGCTTGCCTTTATCGCAGTCAGCACCCATTTTGCCCATGCGCAACAACTCCAGGACCAGTTTATCAGAGACCTGGTAGAAAGTCTTGCTGAAACAGTTCCTGAAGATTATGATCTTTCAGAAATCAGCGATCGCTTACATTATTACAATAAGCACCCTATAGACTTAAACCACAGCAGCGGCGAAACGCTAAAAAACCTGATCTTCCTCAGCCCTTTACAAATCAGCAACTTATTCAATCATTTAAAAACAAATGGCATGCTGCTGGACCTGCTTGAACTTCAATCCATAAATGGATTTGATGTAGAAACAATTCAAAAAATAATGCCTTTTGTTACTTTACGTAGCGAGGGCAGGCTCAACAGCTTATCCCTTAAAAATCTAAGCAGTAAGGGTAATCATGATCTCATTTTAAGATACGCCAAAACGCTGGAAGTTCAAAAGGGTTTTACAGATCTTCCCGGAAGCAGGTATCTCGGCAGCCCTGAAAAACTATTGGGCAGGTATCATTACAACTACAATGATCTGCTCTCCGTATTTCTTATTGTAAAAAAGGATGCAGGAGAATATCTGTTTGCTGGAAATAACAAGCGTAGTTTTGATTTTATGTCTGCCCACATTGCCTTAAGCAATGTGGGTCGTTTAAAAAAAATAGTAGTGGGTGATTATAACCTGCAATTTGGGCAGGGCTTAACCTTATGGACAGGTTTTGGCTACGGAAAAGGACCAGATGTAACCAGTGTAGCTAAAAAAGACCTCGGACTCAAACCCTCCACCTCTTCAAATAATCTGGCCTACCTTAGAGGTGTCTCCGCAACAATTACCCTATTCAAAGACATAGACTTTAGCCCCTTCATTTCATTAAAAAAATTAGATGCCAGTTTATCCAAACCGGTAGATGAAGTACAAACGCTGGTCAATCTAAGCACCAGTGGCTTGCACCGCACTGCTACAGAGATAAAAAACAAAGGCAGTCAGGAGCAAATGCTGTATGGGGCAGCTTTACAATACCATAACAATAACCTCAGTATAGGCACGGTACTGTACCATTCCAGCTACAAGCATCCATTTATAACCGGTACATCAGCCTATAACAAATATAGTTTTACAGGCCGCCAGCTTAGTAACGCTGGCCTGCATTACAATTACACTTACAATAACCTCTATTTATATGGAGAAGCTGCACACAGCATCAATGGTGGCAGCGCATTTATCAATGGGGTAATGGCCAGCTTGTCCAGAACCATTTCAGCCGTATTAGTCCATCGTTGGTATGCTGTAAATTACCATAATTTCTTTGCCCAGGGCATGGGGGAAAACAGCGAAGCAAATAATGAAAAAGGGTTATACGCTGGCTTAAACTTTATCCCCAATAAAACCTGGAACGCAGCCCTTTATGCAGACGTATTTCAATTCCCCTGGCTAAAATACCGCATTGATGCAGCATCCGGAGGTTACGATTTGCTGAGCCAGCTCAGCTTTAATCCTTCTAAGACCTTCAAAAGCATCGCCCGTTTAAAAGTTAAACTGAAGGCGCAAAATCCAGATGATCCACTGTCAGAAAACTTGCTTGATGAGGTTTATAAATATAATTATAGACTAAAATCAGACTATCAATACAACAGGAAGCTTAGTTTCCAAAACTGTATTGAAACTGTTCAGTATAAAAAAGGAAAATCAAAAACAGAAACCGGTATTTTAGTCTATCAGGATATTGACTACAGTTTTCCTAAAACCGCACTTTCAGGAAACTTACGTCTGGCCTGGTTTCATACCTCATCTTACAACAGTCGTTTATATGCTTATGAAGAAGATGTTTTGTATGGTTTTGGCTCCGGAATGTACAATGGTCAGGGGTACAGAACTTTTCTTAACCTCAGGTATAGATTAGGTAAACGCATTAACATCTGGACCCGGTATGCTATTTCCATCTACCCTAACTTAACTACAATTAGCTCAGGGCTGGATGAAATACAGGGCAATAAAAAATCGGAGTTTAAAATTCAGCTGCGTTATGAATTCTGAAAAACTGGTTTACGGTGCCGAAATTGTCTTCGTCAGATTGTTACTGCCCTTATGCTTTGGCATATTTTTCAGCGATTTAACAGAAGCCCAACACCTCAATTACATCATCTTTTTAACCGCATTAACATTTAGCACATTGTGCGCCATAAATATCTTTTATCGGAAGCTAAAAATCTACTTTATCAAGGCAGCACCGGTATTGCTGTACTATGTGCTTATCTTTTTGATAGGCATGTTATCCGGAATGCTCCGCAACCAGTCACAGCATGCCGGGCATTTCAGTAAGCAGCCCTTTCGCTATCTAAAACTATTGGTTGATGATGAACCTCAGCAAAAAGGGAACATCGTGAGGATAACTGCCCTTGTAATCGGCGCAATTACAG
This genomic window contains:
- a CDS encoding helix-hairpin-helix domain-containing protein, whose translation is MPGTKTPFLKRTATALAFIAVSTHFAHAQQLQDQFIRDLVESLAETVPEDYDLSEISDRLHYYNKHPIDLNHSSGETLKNLIFLSPLQISNLFNHLKTNGMLLDLLELQSINGFDVETIQKIMPFVTLRSEGRLNSLSLKNLSSKGNHDLILRYAKTLEVQKGFTDLPGSRYLGSPEKLLGRYHYNYNDLLSVFLIVKKDAGEYLFAGNNKRSFDFMSAHIALSNVGRLKKIVVGDYNLQFGQGLTLWTGFGYGKGPDVTSVAKKDLGLKPSTSSNNLAYLRGVSATITLFKDIDFSPFISLKKLDASLSKPVDEVQTLVNLSTSGLHRTATEIKNKGSQEQMLYGAALQYHNNNLSIGTVLYHSSYKHPFITGTSAYNKYSFTGRQLSNAGLHYNYTYNNLYLYGEAAHSINGGSAFINGVMASLSRTISAVLVHRWYAVNYHNFFAQGMGENSEANNEKGLYAGLNFIPNKTWNAALYADVFQFPWLKYRIDAASGGYDLLSQLSFNPSKTFKSIARLKVKLKAQNPDDPLSENLLDEVYKYNYRLKSDYQYNRKLSFQNCIETVQYKKGKSKTETGILVYQDIDYSFPKTALSGNLRLAWFHTSSYNSRLYAYEEDVLYGFGSGMYNGQGYRTFLNLRYRLGKRINIWTRYAISIYPNLTTISSGLDEIQGNKKSEFKIQLRYEF